From Thermodesulfovibrionales bacterium:
ACCATTATTTCTGAAGGCATTTATAACATTGATAATATCACGGGTTGAAAGCATATCTATTCCAGAATCTGGCTCGTCGAGTATAGCAAGCTTTGGATTAAGCGAAAGAATTGAGGCAAGCTCAATCCTCTTTCTTTCTCCGCCACTAAGTGTTCTGTCAACCATCCTGTCAAGATAATGAGATGGCTCAAGTCCCACCATCTCAAGATAATAGGCGGGTGCATGGGCAGCCCAATGAGAGGAAAATTTTTTCCCTATAGAAATATAATCTGCTACGCATATACCCTCAAATCTCGCAGGCTCCTGCCAGGCAAGAGTAATACCAAGTCTTGCCCTCTCATGTATCGGAAGATCATTTATAATCCTACCGCCGAATTTTATCTCTCCACTCGACGGTCGGTATCCCTCACAACCCATAATGAGATAGGCAAGCGTTGATTTTCCAGATCCGTTTGCACCAAGCAGGCTGTGCACTTCTGAGCTATTTATACTAAGGGAAAGATTTTTGATTATCTCTTTTCCATTTGCCACATAGGTGAGTCCATTTATCTCAAGAAGCTTTTCAGACATAATTTATTTTAACTTAAGTTTATACTGTCATGCTAATATACTGTCATGCTAATATCCTGAATCAAGAAGTGAATTAAAACCAACCCTCTGTTAGACACTTTTCTGACAATATTTACAAAAAATCTGACAATCTTTACAAGAATGCCTATCTTTTAATTAATTCTTGAGAAAATTTAACCTGCCTTTAATAATTCTTTAACACCTCTAATTTAACATAGGACTAAAAGAGGAGGCAAAAATGAATTTCCTTATGTCACAAACAAAAATGCATGAAGACATCTGTCCCTATTTTGATCTTGAACTGGATACCTGCATGGCTTCATGCTCATCAGTAAAAGCAAGCGATGGAATAAAAAGTAAATTCTGTCTTGCAGAGGATTATGATAGCTGTCCAATTTTTCTTGCAAAAATTCTGATGAAAAAGAAATAAAGAA
This genomic window contains:
- a CDS encoding ABC transporter ATP-binding protein, translated to MSEKLLEINGLTYVANGKEIIKNLSLSINSSEVHSLLGANGSGKSTLAYLIMGCEGYRPSSGEIKFGGRIINDLPIHERARLGITLAWQEPARFEGICVADYISIGKKFSSHWAAHAPAYYLEMVGLEPSHYLDRMVDRTLSGGERKRIELASILSLNPKLAILDEPDSGIDMLSTRDIINVINAFRNNGSAVLLITHREEIALIADRASQICHGEIIMSGTPAEVAEYYKSRRCIVCDGEVCR